Part of the Aciduliprofundum boonei T469 genome is shown below.
TTTTAATGTGGTTTCTAATATGGCTTATCGGTTTATTTTATCCTCTAAGTCCCCAGCTTGCTTTGGGTTTGATGCTAGCGATGGTCGTACCTTGCTCATCTATGAGTATTGCCTATACAGGTTTCTCTCGTGGAAATTTAGAATTAGCAACTATAATTGTAGCCTTCAGCTTCATCCTTGCAATTATAACAGTGCCTGGCTGGCTCGCAATATATGCGGCATCTTCTAATGTCTCCGTGCCAACAATGCTCCTCGTAATAACTATAATCGAAGTGGTATTTGTTCCAATGTTCTTTGGAATTATAACGAGAGAAGCGTTGATAAGAAAGAAGGGCACAGAGGGATTTCTCAAAATCAAACCACTGTTTCCAGCGATTTCCTTGATTGGAATGTACACCATAGTGTTCCTAATATTCATGGAGAAGGCGAAGCTGATTGCCAAGAAACCAGAGATGGTGCTAATTGCCCTCGTTCCTTTGATTTTGTACTATCTCATATCTCTTGGATTGCTCACTTATCTAAATAGGATATTGGGGATAAGGTACAGGGATCATATGGCTATAACCTTTCCCTCGGTAGGAAAAAATGAAGGCACAGCGATGGCAATAGCGATGAGTGCGGGGATGGGTCTTATGGCGATTCCTCCGGCAGTGACTCCTTTGATACAGATACCCTTCCTTGTTGGTTATGTCAAGGCATGGAGCAAGATTGCAAAAATGTGGCACTGCAAGCCAGAGGAAGAGATAAAAGAATGATTTACCCTTTCAATATCTTTATTTCTTCAATCTCTTCTTTTTTCAAGATTTCAATGATTTTATCTCCAGCCTCTTTGACCTCGGGACTCAATTCCTCTCCAAATTCCAGATTCTTTGGCTCTATACCAATTAGAATTATTTTTTGAGCACTCTCGCCTATATAGTTTATGAAAAAAGAGAGAGGCATACCATGGGTGCTAAATGCCACATTCGGAATCAAATCGGTAGGGACTACTCTGAACTCTCCGGGCTGAAGTCCCATCAACGCAGCGTCCACGAGTATTAATAGATCTGGCTTTATTCTTTTTATTTCCCCTGTAAAATCTTCGGGCACCTGTCCCGCTATGATTACTTTCCACCCCTCTTTTTTAAAGTTTTTGGCTATATAAATCCCTATGGCATCATCTCCCCGTAAGTCATTGCCTATGCCCATTAGAACTTTCATATTACATCCTTGGTACGGTAACTTTTCCTTCAACGGCACTTGCTGCTGCTATCACAGGCGATACTAGATACAATTTCCCTGGACCCTGCTTGCCGGGATAGTTGCGATTTGTAGTGCTTAGATAAACTTCGTCACCTATAAGCCCGGGCATTCCCTCTGCACAGCCACCGCATCCTGGATTTGTAAGTACTGCTCCTGCCTCTGCAAATATCTCCCATATACCTTCTTTCATCAACCTAAGCCATATTTCTCTTGTTGTAGGGGTTATTGTCAAGGGCACTTTCAACTTCTTTCCCTTTAAGATTTTTGCAGCGGCAACTAAGTCCTCGTATCTCCCATTTGTGCAAGAGCCTATGAATGCACCATCTATTTCCATACCTTCATATTCGCTAACAGGATGTACATTGCAGGGATTTGGAGGTGAGGCCATTAGTGGCTCCAAATTGTTGACATCGATATGAATTTCTTCCACATACTCTGCTTCTTTATCTGCTTTTATTACCTTGAAATTCATACCTTTGCTCTCATAGAAACTCTTTAATTTCTCATCCATAGGTGTGAATCCTATTATTCCACCCATCTCTGTTGTTTGTGATGCAAGGGTAATGCGTCCGTCAATGCTTAGAGAGGATATTGCATCTCCGTAGTATTCAATAGCTCTTCCCAAGGCCCCCGCAGGTCCGAGTTCTCTCATAACGGCAAATGTCAGATCCCTCGCCACCGTTGGAAAATTGTATTTTCCTTCCACGATAACTTTCATTGTCTCTGGCACTTCGAACCATGTCTTTCCAGTTTTAAATGCAAATGCGATATCCTTATCTCCCATACCCTGTCCAAAAACTCCCATGGCACCTAAGATATTGTAGTGAGAATCAGTGCCGACAGCGGTCATTCCGGGCTTTACAACGCCCCTGTCAATGAGCACATGCGTTCCTATGCCCTGATTTATATCAAAAACTTTTATTCCTACTTCCTTCGCAAATTTTCTGCATATATTTTGAGCCAGAGCATATTTCAGAGTTTTAGCGGGGACGCTCAAATCAAATGTGAAGAATGTACTTTCGGGCTTTGCCACATAATTACCAGAGAAGTTCTCTTTTAGATGCTTTACAACATTTGGTCCCCCAAATTCTCTAGCGGTTATTATATCCAGATCAATCCATACAATTTTGCCAGGCTCAACTTTTTCCTCGCTATGCTCTTGGAGGATTTTCTCAACTATAGTGGGCATATTGGAAAATGGAAATGTGCTAATTAATACTTTTGCCGCATCAAAGATTTTTAAAATTCAAATACATGTCCCCTTATGGAAATTCCAGAAAATGTAGAATATGAATACGAGGTTGAGGTTAAGGAAGAGCTCACTGCTAAGCAGATTGGCCTAAATGTACTCGTTTTTTCCACCCCTTGCTTGGTGCAGGCTATGGAGATAGCCGCTCTAAGATGCGTGGAGCCATACCTGCCAAATACCCACACCACCGTGGGCACAGGAATTTGTATAAAGCATCTGAAAGCCACACCCTTGGGAGATAAGGTGAAGGTTAAAGCAAGGTTGATAAAGGCAGATGTACCAAAGCTAGAATTTGAAGTTGAGGCGTGGGATTATAAAGGAAAGGTGGGCGAGGGAAAGCATTATAGGTACATAGTTGAAAAGAAAAGGTTTGAAGATAAAATAAGGGAGATGATGAAATGAAGGTACTTTTGGCTCAAATGAGGGCCAGTTTTGATGTACAAAATAATTTGAAAAGATTGCTCAACATTGTTAAAAGAAACGATGCGGATATGTATGTTTTCCCAGAATTGTATCTAACAGGTTATTTAATTCGTGATAAAATTTTTGAAAGAGCGATGGATGGAGAGGATGAGATTTTTGGGGATATTGTAAATGTTGCCAAGGATAAAGTTCTAATCTTCGGTTTTCCCGAGAGGGCCGAGCATATTTACAATTCTGCAGCCGTAATTGTGGATGGAGAGATAAAAATTGCAAGGAAATTGTACTTGCCGAATTTCGGGCCCTTTGAAGAGAAGTTGTACTTTAAAGAGGGTGAGAAACCTTTTGTTGTAGATACACAGTTTGGAAAAATAGGTGTGCAAATTTGTTACGATGCTTTCTTTCCCGAAGTAGCCAAAACGCAGGCGTTGAACGGTGCGGATATTATCGTTAACATCTCCGCAAGTCCCATTACTTCCAGAGCCATGTTTGAAAAGATTATACCAGCGAGGGCCATAGAGAACACTGTATTTTTTGTTTATGTGAATTGGGCTGGATTGCAGCGCACCATGGAGTTCTGGGGCGGCTCTATGTTCTATTCTCCAAGGGGAAAGCTTCTATACAAAGCGCCTTATTTTGAGGAAGATATTCACACGGTTGAAATAAACTTGGATGATATTGCCCTCGCTAGAAGAGTAAGACCCACATTGAGAGATACGAGAAAAGAATTATTCTCCTTCGTTTAAAACCTTTGAGGCCTTTGAGAATATAAGGGCTATGGAGAGAAATATGAGCACTGAAGATGAGAAAAGTATTATGGGGATTATTCCAAAGTAGTTTATTAGGAGACCTATGACAACAATCGAAATTAGAGTTGCTCCTTGGATTATCGCTCCTTGAGCGCTAAATACTCTTCCTCTAAATTCCTCCTTTATGGCTTTTTGGAATATGGCAGTAGCCGGGGCGTTTAGATAACCTACAAAGTAGCCAATCATGAACCCTCCAAATATTAGTGCAACCCAGGGAGTTGGTAAGATACCCAGTATTAGAATCATAATTCCTATTCCCAATATCCCAGTCAGTACCATCTTTCCTGGGGAGAATCTTCCTGCGAGGAATCCTGTTGAAATTGAGCCTACAACTGTACCGATACCGAATAGAACTTCTAGGGCTCCATAACCTCCGACTCCCATATGCACAACATCCCTTATGTATATGGAGAACGCCACATTTAAACCACCGACAAAGAGCATAACTATGGAAAATATGAGAATCAGCAATCTAACAGTTGGATTGTTCCATATGTATTTTAATCCATCAATTAGCTCTTCCAGCGGTTTTTTCATCTCCTTCCTTGCTTTATGCTCATAAATCATAAGAGATATCATAATTGCTGAGAATACATAGGAAGATGAGTCAAATATGAATATCCATGTGTACCCAAGAATGTAAATCATTGGAGTTGCGATAACTGGGCCTAAAATAACTGAGAGCATATAGGTCATCTGTGAGAATGAATTTGCCTCTACCAAGTTTTCCTCTTTCATGATCTCTGGGATTATAGATGCTCTTGCTGGGTAGAAAAATCTTGAGACCGTTGCAAGGAGAAACACAACAATTGCTAATTGAATCACGGATGTGCAGAATATGAAGAATAAAGCTAAAAATGCCCGAATCAAATCCGCAGCTATCATGGTAAGCTGCTTGTTCCATCTATCAACAAATACTCCCACGAAGGGGCCAAATAGTAGTACGGGGAGCGAGGAAGAAGCCATGACAATGCTAAGGTCCAAAGCAGTACCTTTCCAAGAGAATACAACCAAAACTCCTAATCCGAAAAATGCAACTTCATCACCTATATTTGATACAATTTGACCAATCCACAATTTTAGAAAATTTCGATTCTTCAGTACTATGCCCATTCCTTTAAGGCTCACAGGCGGATATGATTGTTTTCTTATTTTAATATTAAGGAAAGTTTTATGGTATGAGTAGCGATTCCCTGCATATGAACGATATGCAAGATATGCTCCGCGCTATGAAACTTGATTCTTGGGAAGAACTTTTTAAGGATATTCCCAAGGAAGCAAGGAAGGATGGAATAAACATACCGAGCATGGATGAGTATGAGCTTTTCCGCTACGCTAAAAAATTGGCAGATAAGAACAAGGATTTTTTCCAGATGCCAAATTTCCTAGGTGCTGGCGTGTATTTCCATTTCATACCCCCAGCCGTTTTATCTCTAGCTTCAAGATCTGAGTTTTACACCTCCTATACCCCTTATCAGGCTGAAATCTCGCAAGGAATGCTTCAAGTCCTATTTGAGTATCAGAGCTTGATAGCAGAGCTCACAGGCATGGATGTGGCCAACTCCTCCATGTACGATGCCTCCACCTCCCTTGGTGAGGCTGCAAGAATGGCAAACAGAATAAACAGGAGAAGGGAGATTCTCGTGCCAGAGAACCTGCACTGGGAGAAGGAGAGCGTGCTGAAAAATTACATAGCGGGATTGGGGATGAAGGTCAAAAAGTATCCCCTTAATGAGAGAAGTATGGTGGATCTAGATGGATTATCTTCTATGATTACCAAGGATACTGCGGCAGTGTACGCTGAGAACCCTAACTTTTTCGGGATAATTGATGAGAATGTTGTACATCTAAGAGAGATCGTTGGAGATTCCATACTGATAGTGGGCGTGAATCCCATATCCCTGGGAGTGCTCAAGCCTCCTGGAGAGTACGGTGCGGATATAGTTATCGGCGAGGGCCAAATATTGGGCAATCCCATAAGCTTTGGAGGACCTCTGTTAGGCATATTTGCCACTAAAATGAAGTATGTGCGCAAGATGCCGGGCAGACTCATAGGAATGACCAAGGACGCTGAGGGAAGAAGGGCATTTACAATGACATTGCAAACCAGAGAGCAGCATATTCGCCGTGGAAAGGCAACGAGCAACATATGCTCTAACGAAGCTCTGTGCGCGCTTATGAGCACTCTATACCTTGCATATCTAGGCTCTAATGGATTGAGGAAAGTGGCAAAGAAGAATATGGAGAATGCAAAGAAATTAATGCATATGCTCAAGAGTGAAGGATTTGACGCTCCTCATTTCGATGCGCCCCATTTTAACGAATTCCTACTTGATTTGCCCAAGAATCCGCATCTTGTTAATAAAGCACTTATCGCGAAGGGTGTGCAGGGTGGCTATCCCATAAACGAGGGTTGTTTCAGGGGAATAGGCCATGCTATGCTTCTCTGCACCACAGAGATTCACGAGGATGAAGATATGCGAAGATTGGTAGAAGCTTTGAAGGAGGTGCTTTAAATGTACAGGCAGGCAAGGTACGATGAGCCCTTGCTTAAGGAGATGCACAGCGAGAATGATGTAGAGATAGAAATAGAAGTGCCCGAGGTATTGAAGAGAGAGAAATTGGAGCTGCCCAACATACCAGAATATGAGGTGGTTCGTCATTATACCAGGCTCTCGCAGATGAATTATGGGGTGGATATCAACACATACCCTCTGGGATCCTGCACGATGAAATACAATCCCAAGCTCAACGAGGAGATTGCAAGAATGTTCTTCTATCTTCACCCTTATCAGGATGAGAGTACGGTGCAGGGAGCATTGCAGATCATGTACGAATTGCAAGAGATGCTGAAAGAAATAACTGATATGGATGCATTTACGCTGCAGCCTGCAGCAGGGGCACATGGAGAATTCACAGGTATGCTTCTTGTTAGAGCCTATCATGAATTTAGGGGAGAATTAGAGAAGAGGCGCAATGTTCTCGTGCCAGACTCTGCGCATGGTACAAATCCTGCCAGTGCGGCCATGGCCGGGTTTAATGTGATCGAGATACCATCTAACAAAGAAGGTATGGTTGATTTAGAAGCTTTAGAAGCTGCAACGGATGAATCAACAGCTGCATTCATGATAACAAATCCAAACACTCTGGGCATATTTGAGGAGGATATATTGGAAATTGCCAAGATCATGCACAAGAACGGTGCGTTGCTCTACTACGATGGTGCAAATCTCAATGCCATCATGGGCATAACCTCACCGGGCATAATGGGATTTGATATAGTGCATCTGAATCTGCACAAGACCTTCTCCACGCCCCACGGTGGTGGTGGACCTGGCTCCGGGCCTGTTGGCGTTCGTGGTGAGCTTGTGGATTTCTTACCCGTTCCTATTGTGAATTACGATGGAGAGAAGTATTTCTTAGATTACAATGTAAGGCATACCATAGGCAAAGTGCGTAGCTTCTATGGCAATTTTGGAGTTCTGGTAAAAGCCTGGGCCTACATAAAGCGCTTGGGAGGAGAAGGATTGAGAGATGCGGCTATACGCGCTGTGGTCAATTCAAATTATTTAAAGGAGAGAATAAAAGAGCACTACGAGCTTCCCTACAAGGATCTGAGAAAGCATGAATTTGTGGTCAGGCCCAAGAATGCCACTGCCCTAGATGTGGCAAAGAGGTTGCTGGACTTCGGCGTGCACGCGCCAACTGTGTATTTTCCACTCATAGTGCACGAAGCCCTGATGATCGAGCCCACAGAAACGGAGACGAAGGAGAATCTTGATAGATTTGCAGAGATAATGATAAGAATTGCAAAAGAGGCGGATGAGGAGTCAGAGCTTTTGCACGAGGCACCGCATAACACGTCCATTGGAAGAGTGGATGATATCCTCGCCAACAGAAAACCGGTACTAACTTGGAAAATGTACAGGGAGATGAAAGAAAGGGGAGAAATAGACTACTGAGGAGAATAGGGCTTGTAGAGCTTATGCTCTATTCCCAAGGAATCCAAAATTTTTCCTACAATGTAATTCACAACATCATCTATTTTTTTAGGTTTCAAATAGAATGCAGGTACAGGAGGTAGAATATCGACACCTATTTTTGAGAGCTTGAGCATGTTTTCAAGGATAATTGGGCTAAGAGGCGTTTCTCTTGGTACCAAAATTACCTTTCTTCTCTCTTTTAAAGCCACGGAGGCAACGCGAGTTATGAGATTATCCGCTATGCCGCAGGCTATTTTTGATAATGTACTCGTAGAGCATGGTACTATTACCAAAGAATCAAACCTCGTAGTTCCAGAGGCAATATCCGCATCCATTTCGTTGTTATTGTAAATTCTTGAGGATAAATTTATTAGGTCCTCCTCTTTGTAATCTGTCTCGTATTTTATAATCTTCTTAGCGTTTTCGGAGAGTATTAAGGAGACATCATGAGCTTTTAAACTTTCCAGAAGTTTTATTCCCAGTATGCTGCCTGATGCACCTGTTATACCAACGATTATTTTCATGATGGAACAAAATGATAAGAAACTTAAATAATATTCGGTTGAGATATGTATATATACGAGCAATATATCTCCCCCTTCGGTGATATCATTGGATTTCAACATATCTTTGGTACTGCATTCCGAGGTGGATGTAGTCGCATATGCTGTTCTCATAGTCCTTTTATTTGGCATAATATCACTTCTCATTAGTAGAAGAACTAAGATATCCTACATACCCATACTCATTCTTTTTGGCATTCTAATAGGGCCCGTGTTGGGCATGATTAATAGAAAATTAGCTTTGAGTTTGTTTGAATATGTAAGAGTTTTTGGTCTTTTTATGATTCTATTTGCTGAGGGGTATCATTTGTGGAGGTCTCTTTTAGTTAAAAACTTTACCACGATAGCCCTTCTCGATACCATAGGTCTTTTGATAACTGCCCTCTTAGCAGGTTTTATTTTCTCGCTAATCTTCCATGTACCATTCACAGTTGGATTCCTCTTTGGTGCTATAGTGTCTGCAACTGATCCCGCTACTCTTATACCCCTATTCAAACAGCACAAGGTTGATAGAAACATAGAAACGGTTATAGTTACAGAATCTATCTTTAATGATCCTCTGGGTGTGGTGCTTACATCTCTTGCTCTTGCTTTCGTCATGCCCCAAGCACCCAGTGCACAGCCAGTAGAAAAATTAGCAGAGTATGTAACTCTCTATCCCGCTGCGATTTTGTATTTTCTTTATCAGGTGGGAATGTCCATAGTGATAGGTGCAATTGTTGCTTGGATAGGATATGAGGGAATAAAGAAGATAAAACTCAGAAAATCTCCATATGTGGAAATCTTAGCAATAACTCTGGCTTTTGGTGGATTTGTGTTAGGAGAGGTTGTGGGTGCCTCGGGATTTCTGGTTGCAACAGTGATAGGAATCTTGCTGGGTAATTATGATGATTTCTTCCATGATAACTCCCCCGAAGTCCAGCATGCTGTGAGGTGGCACATGCATTTTAACGATGTTCTTGCCATGCTTGGAACTATATTCATATTCATACTTTTAGGAGCCAGTTTGAATCTCTCTATGCTGGATCCACTGATGATTTTGTACGGTTCAATAATAGCCCTTTTCATAGTATTCGTTGCCAGGCCTGTGGCGGCCTTGGTCATACTGCCTAAATGGAAATTCAAGAAATACCTATTCATCTCTTTAGAAGGGCCTCGTGGAGTTGTACCTTCGGCCTTGGCCAGCATGCCTCTTATGCTTGGAATAGCGTATAATAATACTCAGATGATACACTGGGGTGAGCTCATTTTAAGCACTACGATTATAACGGTGCTGTTGACAGTGATAATAGAGACCCTGTGGGTTCCCTATTTGAAAAAGAAGCTTCTTAGTTAATCCAAAAGTTTTATTTTCTATAACAAATTTAATCTTACTATGATAGCTTTGATCTCATTACTTTTAGTGATACTCTTCTCCGTAATTTTTGTTAGAATAGGGGCAGTGGCTCTGGAGATGACAGGTTTATCAAGAGAAGTGGCTGCATTTCAGGCACAGTCAGCATACACGGGAGTTGGATTTACTACATCAGAATCGGAGTATGTGGTATCGCATCCTGTTAAAAGAAAGATAATTAGAACGCTGATGTTTGTAGGTAGTGCGGGGATAGCATCGGCTATTGCTATGCTGTTTCTTAGTTTTGTTGGAAAAACAGAGAAAGAGAGTTTGGATAGTTTAATATATTTGGGAATAGGTCTTATTTTACTTTACTTCTTTGCCCGATCAAAATTTATTGACAGGGGATTAAGGTACATAATAAAGAAATCACTGCGGAAATTTACAAAGTTGCATGTTTATGATTATGAGCTTCTCTTGGGGCTTTCTAAAGGATACTCTATTGGTCAATTTAAAGTTAGGCGCAATAGTTGGCTGGCAAATAGAAAGCTCGAATCTCTTAAGTTGAAAGAAGAAGGTATTCTAGTTTTGGGTATTCACAGGAAGAGCGGAGAAAGAGAGATCTTTATAGGTGCTCCGAAAGGGGAGGTTACAATAAATCCTGGGGATGTACTCGTGTGCTATGGACCCGATGAAGGCATAAAGAGGCTGTCTCACAGAATAAAGGGTAAGAAGGGAGATAAAGAGCATAGAGAGGCCGTGAAGATGGAAAAGCTCAGGCAGATGGAGGAGAAAATGGAGATATCCAAGTAATTCCATTATTTTTTTATGTTTAAATCCTATACTCCACTGGTGATACTATGCCAAAGATAGGTATAATTGGTGGCTCTGGGGTTTACGGGGTTTTCAATCCAAAGGAGAGTGTAAAGGTTCATACCCCCTACGGTTTACCCTCTGGCAATGTGGAGATCGGTGAGATAAATGGCGTTGAAGTTGCATTCATTCCTCGCCACGGAAAAGGGCATTATATACCTCCGCACAAGGTTAATTATCGAGCAAATATATTTGCACTGCATTCGCTAGGAGTGGAGAGAGTGATAGGAATAAGCGCTGTGGGCTCTTTGAGGGAGGATTACAGGCCTGGAGATATTGTAATAACTGATCAGTACATAGATTTCACCAAAAAAAGAGAATACACATTCTACGATGGTCCTAAAGTGGTGCATATAAGCATGGCTGATCCTTTCTGCCCAGAGTTAAGAAATGTGTTCATAGAAACCACGAGGGCATTGGGCTATCCTATGCATGATAGGGGAACTTATGTCTGCATTGAGGGACCAAGATTCTCCACCCGAGCAGAGAGCAGAATGTTCAGGCAGTTTGCGGATATAATTGGTATGACTCTCGTGCCTGAGGTGCAATTGGCAAGGGAGTTAGAGATGTGCTATGTAAACATCTCTACCATAACCGATTACGATGTTTGGGCTGAGAAGCCTGTCACAACGGAGGAGGTTATGCGCGTTATGAAAGAAAATGAGGAAAAGGTGAAGAGGATATTGGAAAAGGGTGTGCCAATGATTCCCAAGGAAAGGCATTGCGGATGCAAAGATGCCCTGAAAGGAGCTGAAATATGAGCGAGCATGTAGAGCTTGCAAGAAAATCTCTATTTTCGCTATCTTACAATGTGGTTGGTGGTATAGTTGGCTATATAACCATGTTTTTTGCCTTGCGTCTTGTTGGGCAGGAGGCTTGGGGTATATATGGTTCAGCCCTTGCAATTGCGGGATTATTGAGCATTATTGCCACCTTGGGATTGGATGGCACCCATATAAAGATGATGACAAAGCTTAAAGATAAAGCCCAGTGTATGGGAGCTTATATTCTGTTAAAAGGTCTATTTGGATTCTTGTATTTATCTCTCTCATTTTTAGGGTTTTTTGTCATAGGCGATATTCTCGGATATAAATTTGAGTCCATATACCTTGCAAGGGCGGTTTACATAACAATATTTGGATTTTTCATAGGTTCTATTGCCAATATATTCAAGACCACATATCAGGTAAAGCTTCAAGCCAGGAGATCTTTAGCTCCTATGTTTGTGCAGCTTTTTGTCCAAGATATTTTTATCTTGATATTTTCAATATCTTATTATTTTTATCAATCTGTATCTCAGAGCTATGTTGGTGTTTTGTTTGCATTTGCGTATCTTTTAGGCAATGTTGCAAAGTTCTTTGTTTATTTAGTTTGGACATTTAAGGATGAGATCTCATACAGATTTCCCGAAAAGAAAGTTATTAGGGAATACTTGCATTTTACCATTCCGTTGGCTCTTTTGGGTGGTGTTGGTATCATTCAGGCGTATACAGATAGAACAATGCTCCAGTTTTTCTGGAACGCTACAGAAGTGGGCGG
Proteins encoded:
- a CDS encoding arsenic resistance protein, whose product is MSMDYLRLKNHLDKFLPVYVTVSMLLGFLVGLHINVEKYKGTFHWINLAVVISMIYPMMINLRLGELKNSMKQGKQLAIGLTMGLVVAPILMWFLIWLIGLFYPLSPQLALGLMLAMVVPCSSMSIAYTGFSRGNLELATIIVAFSFILAIITVPGWLAIYAASSNVSVPTMLLVITIIEVVFVPMFFGIITREALIRKKGTEGFLKIKPLFPAISLIGMYTIVFLIFMEKAKLIAKKPEMVLIALVPLILYYLISLGLLTYLNRILGIRYRDHMAITFPSVGKNEGTAMAIAMSAGMGLMAIPPAVTPLIQIPFLVGYVKAWSKIAKMWHCKPEEEIKE
- the hycI gene encoding hydrogenase maturation peptidase HycI, which encodes MKVLMGIGNDLRGDDAIGIYIAKNFKKEGWKVIIAGQVPEDFTGEIKRIKPDLLILVDAALMGLQPGEFRVVPTDLIPNVAFSTHGMPLSFFINYIGESAQKIILIGIEPKNLEFGEELSPEVKEAGDKIIEILKKEEIEEIKILKG
- a CDS encoding aconitase/3-isopropylmalate dehydratase large subunit family protein, encoding MPTIVEKILQEHSEEKVEPGKIVWIDLDIITAREFGGPNVVKHLKENFSGNYVAKPESTFFTFDLSVPAKTLKYALAQNICRKFAKEVGIKVFDINQGIGTHVLIDRGVVKPGMTAVGTDSHYNILGAMGVFGQGMGDKDIAFAFKTGKTWFEVPETMKVIVEGKYNFPTVARDLTFAVMRELGPAGALGRAIEYYGDAISSLSIDGRITLASQTTEMGGIIGFTPMDEKLKSFYESKGMNFKVIKADKEAEYVEEIHIDVNNLEPLMASPPNPCNVHPVSEYEGMEIDGAFIGSCTNGRYEDLVAAAKILKGKKLKVPLTITPTTREIWLRLMKEGIWEIFAEAGAVLTNPGCGGCAEGMPGLIGDEVYLSTTNRNYPGKQGPGKLYLVSPVIAAASAVEGKVTVPRM
- a CDS encoding thioesterase family protein: MEIPENVEYEYEVEVKEELTAKQIGLNVLVFSTPCLVQAMEIAALRCVEPYLPNTHTTVGTGICIKHLKATPLGDKVKVKARLIKADVPKLEFEVEAWDYKGKVGEGKHYRYIVEKKRFEDKIREMMK
- a CDS encoding carbon-nitrogen hydrolase family protein, whose product is MKVLLAQMRASFDVQNNLKRLLNIVKRNDADMYVFPELYLTGYLIRDKIFERAMDGEDEIFGDIVNVAKDKVLIFGFPERAEHIYNSAAVIVDGEIKIARKLYLPNFGPFEEKLYFKEGEKPFVVDTQFGKIGVQICYDAFFPEVAKTQALNGADIIVNISASPITSRAMFEKIIPARAIENTVFFVYVNWAGLQRTMEFWGGSMFYSPRGKLLYKAPYFEEDIHTVEINLDDIALARRVRPTLRDTRKELFSFV
- a CDS encoding MFS transporter, yielding MSLKGMGIVLKNRNFLKLWIGQIVSNIGDEVAFFGLGVLVVFSWKGTALDLSIVMASSSLPVLLFGPFVGVFVDRWNKQLTMIAADLIRAFLALFFIFCTSVIQLAIVVFLLATVSRFFYPARASIIPEIMKEENLVEANSFSQMTYMLSVILGPVIATPMIYILGYTWIFIFDSSSYVFSAIMISLMIYEHKARKEMKKPLEELIDGLKYIWNNPTVRLLILIFSIVMLFVGGLNVAFSIYIRDVVHMGVGGYGALEVLFGIGTVVGSISTGFLAGRFSPGKMVLTGILGIGIMILILGILPTPWVALIFGGFMIGYFVGYLNAPATAIFQKAIKEEFRGRVFSAQGAIIQGATLISIVVIGLLINYFGIIPIILFSSSVLIFLSIALIFSKASKVLNEGE
- the gcvPA gene encoding aminomethyl-transferring glycine dehydrogenase subunit GcvPA; the encoded protein is MNDMQDMLRAMKLDSWEELFKDIPKEARKDGINIPSMDEYELFRYAKKLADKNKDFFQMPNFLGAGVYFHFIPPAVLSLASRSEFYTSYTPYQAEISQGMLQVLFEYQSLIAELTGMDVANSSMYDASTSLGEAARMANRINRRREILVPENLHWEKESVLKNYIAGLGMKVKKYPLNERSMVDLDGLSSMITKDTAAVYAENPNFFGIIDENVVHLREIVGDSILIVGVNPISLGVLKPPGEYGADIVIGEGQILGNPISFGGPLLGIFATKMKYVRKMPGRLIGMTKDAEGRRAFTMTLQTREQHIRRGKATSNICSNEALCALMSTLYLAYLGSNGLRKVAKKNMENAKKLMHMLKSEGFDAPHFDAPHFNEFLLDLPKNPHLVNKALIAKGVQGGYPINEGCFRGIGHAMLLCTTEIHEDEDMRRLVEALKEVL
- the gcvPB gene encoding aminomethyl-transferring glycine dehydrogenase subunit GcvPB, with translation MYRQARYDEPLLKEMHSENDVEIEIEVPEVLKREKLELPNIPEYEVVRHYTRLSQMNYGVDINTYPLGSCTMKYNPKLNEEIARMFFYLHPYQDESTVQGALQIMYELQEMLKEITDMDAFTLQPAAGAHGEFTGMLLVRAYHEFRGELEKRRNVLVPDSAHGTNPASAAMAGFNVIEIPSNKEGMVDLEALEAATDESTAAFMITNPNTLGIFEEDILEIAKIMHKNGALLYYDGANLNAIMGITSPGIMGFDIVHLNLHKTFSTPHGGGGPGSGPVGVRGELVDFLPVPIVNYDGEKYFLDYNVRHTIGKVRSFYGNFGVLVKAWAYIKRLGGEGLRDAAIRAVVNSNYLKERIKEHYELPYKDLRKHEFVVRPKNATALDVAKRLLDFGVHAPTVYFPLIVHEALMIEPTETETKENLDRFAEIMIRIAKEADEESELLHEAPHNTSIGRVDDILANRKPVLTWKMYREMKERGEIDY
- a CDS encoding UbiX family flavin prenyltransferase, encoding MKIIVGITGASGSILGIKLLESLKAHDVSLILSENAKKIIKYETDYKEEDLINLSSRIYNNNEMDADIASGTTRFDSLVIVPCSTSTLSKIACGIADNLITRVASVALKERRKVILVPRETPLSPIILENMLKLSKIGVDILPPVPAFYLKPKKIDDVVNYIVGKILDSLGIEHKLYKPYSPQ
- a CDS encoding sodium:proton antiporter, whose amino-acid sequence is MDFNISLVLHSEVDVVAYAVLIVLLFGIISLLISRRTKISYIPILILFGILIGPVLGMINRKLALSLFEYVRVFGLFMILFAEGYHLWRSLLVKNFTTIALLDTIGLLITALLAGFIFSLIFHVPFTVGFLFGAIVSATDPATLIPLFKQHKVDRNIETVIVTESIFNDPLGVVLTSLALAFVMPQAPSAQPVEKLAEYVTLYPAAILYFLYQVGMSIVIGAIVAWIGYEGIKKIKLRKSPYVEILAITLAFGGFVLGEVVGASGFLVATVIGILLGNYDDFFHDNSPEVQHAVRWHMHFNDVLAMLGTIFIFILLGASLNLSMLDPLMILYGSIIALFIVFVARPVAALVILPKWKFKKYLFISLEGPRGVVPSALASMPLMLGIAYNNTQMIHWGELILSTTIITVLLTVIIETLWVPYLKKKLLS